GGTCGTCGATGTGACGGGAGCGCTGAGCAGGGTTCCGCGCCCGGAAGAGGCGTATCTGGCGAACGACCGGCACTGGACGGCCTTGGGGCATCAGACGGTCGCGGAGGCGGTGGCGCGCGAGATCCCGCCAGAGTGGATCCGTCAGGGCCGGTGAACGACCTTGCCCGTCGCCCCGAATCCCCCCGCGAAGAGCCGGACGAAGTACACACCCTGTGAGACCCGGCGACCGGAATCGTCCCGGCCGTCCCAGAGCCGCGCATGACGCCCGGCCGGAAGCGCCGTGTCCTCGAGAATGCGCACCCGGCGGCCCGCCACATCATGAACCGAAAGCACCACGGGGACGCTCCGGGGCAACGCAAAACGGATCGTGGCGCCCACGCGGAACGGGTTCGGGACCGGCGGTGACAGCGCGAACTCGCTCGGCAGACCCGGCGTCACGACTCCGGTCACGCCGTCACCCGCAACCGTCGCCGGATCCCCTTCGTTTCCGGCAACATCCACCGCCGTCACGAAATACCACCCGGCGGGATCCCCGGTCTCTTCCCAGATCCACTGGGTTGTCTCAGCGATGAGTTCCGCGTCCGCAAGTTCGGAAGTGGGCGATGCATACACGCGGCAGAAATCGAGATCTCCGTCAACCGGAGGAACCCACGCCAGAGTCGGCGCAGTAAAAGACAGCCCGGTGGGCCTCCCCGGCGGGAGGTTGTCCACGGAAACGCCGGTCACCGGAGAACTCACAAACCAGACGGCCGGGTCCACCGTATGAACCGACACGACATACACGGACTCACCCGAGTGCTGCGCCGTGGAGTCGGTCGGCGACCGCACGGTGACCGTGTAGGATTCCTTCCGGCCGGCGGGAAGGGCCTCCACGGCCGCCCAGGTTCCCGGGGGAAAACCTCCCGAGCGACCACGCAGAGAGATCGTATAGAGGGCGCCGTTGAGTTGCTGGACATCCAGCCCGTCGACCCCCCGCGATCCTCCGCCCCGGAGTGTCGATTCATCCGAGGACTCCTCGGCACGCCGCACGCGATCGCGAAGCACCGGATCCTCCACGCGACGCCAGAGGTAATACTGCCGGGCCGGAGTGGGGATATTGTCGAAGTCGTGCCCGGACCGCGTGAACGCAAGGTCCACCCAGCCTCCCTGGTCCTCGGGAACATCGGTGGCGCTGTGGAGAATCGGGGGATCGTAGAGCCACTCGATCTTCAGGCTGTCCACCGACGGTGCTTCTCCGGGCACCGGTTCCCTCAGCGCACACCGCCAGCGGATGTCGTCGCCGGTGCCCCACAACCACGCCCACGAGCCGTCCGCGGGGAGTTCCTGCCAGGTCTCGCCTCCGGACGGACTGAGTTCCCATTCGACTGCCGGTGATTCCGCCGTCGTCAACCGGGCCCACAAGACCCCCATGTCCCGGTGCGGCAGCGACAGGGAGGTCGCCGTGTTCGCCGTCTCTTCCCGCTCCAGCGAGTAGACGCTCCACAGCCGAAGGCGCTCCCGCGTGTGCGGCCAGTAGTTGTCCGCCAGAAGCAGGAGGTCTCCGGAGAAGGCAAGTCCGTCAAAGTCCCCCGGCACATTCATGGAGAGGAAGGGCGAGGACGGATCGGTGATATCGATCACCTGCAGACCGGCATACCGGGCGGCGGCATAAGCGCGATTCCCGGAAATCACGATGTCGTGAATCTCCCCGGACGGATCCACGCTTCCCGTCACTGTGGGAAGCGTCGGGTCGGTGATGTCCACCACCAGCACCCCCTTCCAGCCGATTGCGGCGCACACCAGGTCCCCGTCGATGTCGACACCCTGGAAGTCCCCGGGGACATCCAGCGTCCCCACGAGGTCAAGATTGCCGGGGTCGGTGGCGTCGATCACCTGAAGCCCCGCCCAGTGGTTCGCCACGACTGCCAGGTCACCATCCACCGCTACGGCGCTGGTGATGCTGGTCGTGGGTACGCTCCCCAGAGTGACGGGCGCGAACGGGTCGCTGATGTCCACCAGAACGGTGCCTCCCAGTCCCGCGGCAACCCACGCTCGCCCCCCGTCCAGAGCGACATCGAACGCCTCCCCGCCGACGGCGTGCGTCGAAAGTGTGACGGGTACCGAGGGATCCGTGACATCCACCAGGGACAGGCCTTCCGGCCCGTCTGCCACCGCGACCAGCGTCCCGGATACCGCGACATCCAGCGTGGACCCCGGGGTGATGAGTTCGCCGATGAGCCTCGGCCGGGAGGGTTCGCTGATGTCGAGGATCTTCATCCCCCATCCCTCGATGGCCAGAAACGCCAGGTCTCCCTCGACGGCAACGCCGCGGGAGGTCCCGTAGCTGCGCCAGAAGCCCACCGGAACGGGCTCGATCCGGGAGGCGCGAACGCGCACCACTCGAACGCCCCCGACCCCGTCCGCCACCCACGCGTGCTCCCCGGCCAGCGACAGCATGCCGGCGACTCCGGGCGTGTCGACGGTTTCGCCGAAGGCGGGATTCACCGGGTCGGTCACATCGACCAGAAGGACTCCTCCGCTTCCGAAAGCCACGCACGCGAAGTTCCCGTCGACCACGATGGCGCGGGCATCCCCGATGCCGGACCACCCCCCCGCCCGGAAGGGTGCCGACGGGTTGGAAATATCGACCACGGACACACCCTCGGGCCCGTCCGCGACATAGACGAGCAATCCGGCGGGAGCGACGCCCATTGCGGACCCGGGGGTGGAGACGCTGGTGAGAAGAGCGGGCGCGAAAGCGTTTGAGACATCAATCAATGCGACGCCGGAAGGCCCGTCCGCAACGCAGGCGTACTTGCCGGTCAGTGCCACATCCGTTGCGTGGCCGGGAGTCGGAGTGGTCGAGACGTGCGCGGGGATTCCACCACCCGAGAGGTCGCAGATCACCAGTCCGGAGTCTCCCGCCGCCACATAGGCGTGCCCGCCGTGCACGACGACTCCGAACGCGCCGCCGGGGGTAGGCAGGGTGAACGCCCGCACGGGAGCCGAAGGGTCCGTCACATCCACCACCGCCACGCCCGCCGAGCCGCAGGCCACATACACGCGATCTCCGGAGTGCGTGAGCGCGAGCGCATCGCCGGGCATGGGGAGCGTGGCGAGAGTCGCGGGGGTGCCGGGGTCGCGAACATCCAGCACCGCAAACCCGGCGGTACCGGCGGCGACGAATGCATGATCCCCGGCGGAGACGACGGCGTGCGCTTCGCCGGAAACTGCCACCATGCCCACCTCCCGGGGGATTGCCGGGAGTTCCAGCCGGTCAACCGTCGTGTCCCAGTTCAGCGTCGTTCCACTGGCGTCCATGTAATCCGTCGTCGCAAAATCCTCCACATACGCTGCCGATGCGTGCGTAGCGACCAGTGTTATGCACGCGGCAATCCCCAGACCGCGAGCCTGCCGCATCATCCAGTCTTCCAACCGACGACTCCTCTCGCGCACCTCGACGCAGAGACGCTCCTCGCCCGCACCCGCATTCCCCGTCAGAATCACGCTGCTACCTCAGCCTCAGTACCTTCTCCGTCGCCATGCGCGACCCCGACTCCAGTGTCACGAAGTAGATGCCCGGCGCCGCCGACGCGCCGAGTTGGTCCAGCCCGGACCAGTGCACCAGATGCCTTCCGGCCGCCGCCTCGCCGTCGAACAGCGTGGCCACCCGACGACCCGACACATCGTGAACGGCCACAACAGCCCTTCCCGCATCGGGGATGTCGAAGGAGATGACGGTCGCGGCGCGGAAGGGATTCGGACTGCCTCCGAAGAGCGCGAACGACGCCGCGCCGGAGGCCGATTCGTCCGCGCCGGAAGCAGTCGCACCGGAGACCGTGGCCGGATCGCTCTCGTTCCCCGAGTAGTCGAGAGCCGTCACGAAGTACCATGGGTACACCGCGCCGGAGACATCCATGGTCGTGTCCAGCGTGTGCGCCACGAGTGTTGCGGCAGCGAAGTCATCGACCGGTCCGCCGTACACACTGAAGTGCGCAAAGTCCGCGCTCGGGGAGAACTCCCATGCCAGGCTCTGAGACGCGAACACCAGGCTGTCGGGAACGGCGGGCGGAAGATTGTCAACTGAGACGCCGCTGTCCGCTGCGCTTACGAACCAGATGCCCGGGTCCACCGTATGCGCGCTCACGACGAACACCGACTGAACGACCGCAGCGTCTGTGGAGTCGCCTGCCGTATGTCCTTCGACGAGGTAGTGGTCCCACTGCATGGCGGGAGCACTTCCGACCGGGGTCCATGTCCCGGGCGGGAAGTCGCGCGCCATCTCGTCCTTCACGAAAAGGTCATCGTCCACGATCAGAACCGCCCGATCGGCTCGCGCGCCGCGGGTATCGACACGCCGCCAGAGCGTATAGTTCGCTGCGGGCAGGGGGAGTCCCGGGAAGTCGTAGCCGGATCGCTCGAACTGGACATAGACCCAGCCGCCCTGATCGGAGGGCACATCCGCAACGGAGAGAATCGAAGCGGACTCACTCAACCAGTCGACCGTCAGCGAAGAGACGGACGGGTTCACATCGAGCGCGGAAACGGCGTGGGTCGAACGCCAGGCAAGGGAGGTCCCCGGCGCAAGCCCGCTCTGCCACTGCCCGTCCGCCGGGATCTGCGCCCAGCTTGCCCCGCCGTCGAGAGTGACTTCCCAGTCGACGGTCTCCGATTGCACCGTCGACAGCCGAGCCGCCGCCATGTTGTCTGCGGTCACCACCACGGGGAGAGATCCGGCACGATTGGCCGTCCGGTCGAGGTCGTCGTCGAAGACGCGAAGAACATGGAGTCCGGAGTACTCGTCGGAGAGAACCGCCGAGTTGCCGAAGAAGAGGACGCCTCGCGCGAAGTCGGGCGAGTCCCATGTTCCGAGGTGGGCGGGTTGCGTCGGGTCGGAGACATCGAGCGCGATGAGTCCGCTGTACCGGTCGCAGACCAGCAGCAAGTCCCCGGAGGCGGCCACGCCGTACGCCATGTCGGGCGTGTCGTAACCGCCCACGATCACCGGTGACAGGGGGTCGCCGATGTCGAGAACTGTCACGCCCTGAACTTCGTCCACGGCATAGGCGGTCGTGGCCTCGATCACGATGTCGAATGTGTAGCCGGGCATTGTGACGGTGGTCTCCAGCACGGGAGTCGCCGGGTCGGAAATGTCGATCACGGAGAGTCCGCCCGCGCGCGAGGGAACAAACGCGTGGTTTCCGTAAAGGGCCACACCCTCCGCGGAGCCCGGGACATTCACCGACCCGACGACGGTCAGGTTCGTCGGGTCGGTGATGTCCACAATCACAAGCCCGGCGTACTTCGAGGCCACAAACGCGTAGTCGCCCGCAACCTCCACCTTCATCGCACGATCCCCGGTGATCACGGAGCCGATCTCCACGGGATTCGTCAGGTCGGAAATGTCCACCGACACGAGGCCGCTCGTCCTGCACGCGACATAGGCGTAGTCGCCGTCGACATCGACATCGAGACAGGGAATCGGGATCGACGCCGTCCCGACCACGGTGGGCGTGGCGGGATCGGACAGATCGACGATGAGAAGGCCGCCGGTCCAGTCGGCGACAAACGCGTGGTTCCCGGCGATGTCGGAATTGAACGCCCGAGTCGTGGAGAGCGCCCCTTCCGTAATCGGCGGGACAGGCGCACGAACAGCGACGATGGCGAGCCCCCCCGCTCCGTCCGCCACGAACGCGCACCCTCCCGCCAGCACTACGGCATCCGCGCTGCCGGAGGTCGCCGCCGAGTCGACAACCGCCGGGAACACGGGGTCGGAGAAGTCCACTTTGCGAAGTCCGGACGACCCGGCCGCCACCCATGCGACCTCTCCGGACACGGCGATGGAAGACGCGTCTCCCGGGACTGGCGCGGTGCCGAGAATCGCGGGCGCCGAGGGATCGGCAATGTCGAGCACACACACGCCGGACGCTCCATCGGCGACCAGTGCGTGATTCCCGGAGAGAGCGAGGGACCGGGCATCCCCGGGGGTGGACAGCGTGGCGACCAGCACGGGGGCCGACGGGTCGGCGGTGTCGAGGACGACCAGCCCGCTCCCGTCGGCGACAAACGCGCGATCTCCGGCGACGGCAACGGCTGCCGCGTCGCCCCCGGTGGAGAGCGAACCCAACGCAACGGCCGCCACGGGGTCGGTCAGGTCGAAGAGCGCCAACCCGGCACTGCCCGCGGCCACGAAAAGCAGGCGCCCGTCCACGGCCAGCCCGCGCGCGGAACCCGCCGTCGCGATGCTCCCCGCCACGAACGGCAGGGACGCGTCGGACACATCCACCACGACAACACCGGAAGCTCCGGTCGCGACATACGCGTGGGGGCCGCGAAGCACCACCGCCGAGGGCGAACCGCCGAGACCCACGGATCCCAGAAGGACGGGGGCGGCGGGATCGATCACATCCGCGACGGCAAGGTTCCCGAGGGCGTCGGTGACATATGCGCGATCATCCGCGACAAAGACGGCGGACGCGGCCCCGGACAGGGAGAGCGACCCCAGGACCTCGGGTGAGTACGCGGGAAGTCGCACTTCCGTCGCCGCCGTGTCCCAGAGCGCCGTCGTGAAGGCGGGATCCCGGAACGCAGTGCTGGAGAAGTCCTCGGTGAATGTGCCGGACGGGGCCGGACCCACCATGAGGAGCGTGGCGAGAAGTGACATCCCCGCTGGGCGAAGCATGGCCATTTGGTTCCCCCGGACGCAAAAGCACGATGCAGTCGCCCCTTCCCGGACTACGAAGGGAAGGAGCGCACAAGCTGGGTCGCCAAAAGTATAGCATATGGCTGGGGGTTTTGTCGCATTGTTGATTTCCGCAACGAAGCGTCAATTCCTGCAAGAAGCGGCGGAGCGTCCCTGGAAAGGCCCTGTGCGCCTGTTTCGATCCGGGGAAGGGCGCGGCCTATCGGACGCGATGCACGCGCCTCACGGCTTCCCGCCCGGCCGCCTTCACGCGCACAAAGTAGATTCCCGCGGCCGTCTCCGCGCCGCCTGCGTCACGCCCGCTCCAGCGAAGGGTGTGCTCCCCCGCCGCCTGGAGTCCCGCGCGCAGCGAAGCCACGCGGCCACCACGAATGTCGTGGACCGTGATTTCGACGAAAGCAGGAGCGTCCAGCGCATAGGAGGCGAGAACGCCGCCCCGGGTGGGGTTCGGACGCGGGGCATCCAGACGGAGTCCGGCGCCATCGACGGCCTCCGGCGCACCGTTCCCGGACCCGATCACGCCCGTCAGCGGAGAGATCAGGTTGGGGCGGTCGTTCAGAAGCGTGCTCAACGCCTTCGCCTCTCCGTCGGGCGTGAAGGTATCCCGACAGTGCTTCAGCGAGTAGGACATGTACTGCGCGGGGTCCGGTGCGTAGGGGTCTCCATTGGCATCCGTCTCCCCGCCGACATACTCACATGCGTTCGTGACATTTCCGCTCCCCAGTCGCGGGTCCGCCGGGGTGTCGCACAGGAGATCCCCCGCCACATCGCAGTTGGAGCCGTCCACGAGTTCGTCACCGAAGTACGGCTCGTGGGTGTGGAAGAGGTCGAAGTAGTGCCCGATCTCGTGCGGGAAGGTCGAGTGGTTCGTGGCGGTCGCCGTGCAACTGTTCCGCATCGCGATCGCCTGCACGGAACTGGTCGTGAATGCGGAGATCCCGCACAGGCTCCCGTTCTCGTACGCCAGAACTTCGGTGAAGTAGATGTTGATCGCGTCCGGGACCGTGTTGGTGGTGCGGAGGTCGTTGATCTCGGCCAGGGTGCTGATCCCGGAGTAGAAGGCGTCGTCGTCGATGTAGTCGATCGCGCCCAGCGTGTAGAACACCATCCCCGTCGCGGCATACGCGGCGTTCGCATCGGCCAGCGCGTCCTCGTAGCGCGACTCCGCAAGGCCGCCGCTCCCGTCCGTTCGGCGCACGATGTGCGGCGCGATCGAAACATAGTGCGGCCCGGCGGGAAGGACACGGTCGGGCATCCCGCTTTCCGCTTCCCACTTTTCGAGAAAGGCCCGCCCTTCCTCGGCCGTCACATAGGAACCGCAGGCGTCCTGCGGGCGTGGCGCGTCCGGAACGGGCGCCGTGTGCGTGTCCAGCGCAACCGCGGACGAGGGGCCGAACATCACCAGGGCAAGCAGCAATCCGGAAGCGAAGAAGAAGTGACGGCGCGGCATGGCTCAGACCTCCGTAGCGAGGTGGCAGGTTTCCGGGACATCGCGCCGGGGGAAATCGAGGAAGCCGGACGGCCCGAATCAAGGGGGTCCCTATGATACCGCGAGCAGGGGTGAGCCCTCAAGGAGCTTCCGGGTTGGCACGGAACGACCCCAGCCAGGCGGCAATCTCGCGAGCGGCAAATGCGTTTCCGTCGAGATTCCAGTGCGTATTGCCCGGATCGTAGAGAGTCTCCGTGCGCGCCGCTTCCCGGGATGCCGCCAGCAGGTCCAGCACGGGAATCCCCTCGTGGCGGCAGAACTCCACAATCCCCCGCTGCGGCTTCTCCCAGTCGAAGAGACGGCCATCCTTGCGCAGACGCGCCAGAATCTCGTCTCTCTCGTTCGGATTCACCTGGAAACGGTCGGGGATGATCACGACCCGAAACTCGACTCCGGCGGCTTCCACCTGATCGTGGAGGTCGCCCACGACATCGGTCAGGCGTGCCAGCATCTCGACGAAGTACGCGTGTTGCGACGCTTCGCACAACCGCGCTCGCTGCGACTCCACCTGCATGAGACGCTCGCGGGAAAGGAACGGCGGGCGGGCCAGGTACTCCTCTCGATACCCGGGCATCTCCACGCCTCCGGTGCGCGCGCTCTCGCCTTCGGCCGTGCTTGAACTCTCCGCGTGCAAAGACCCCTTTCGCGCAGCGAGAACCCGCAACCCGTTGCGCACGAGACGCACAGCGTAGCTTCTGCGCGCCAGCCCGGCCGTCCATGCCTCGTCGGAGTCCGCTTCGTAGTGGTCGGTGAAGTCGTTGCCCACGAACAGTTGGAGAAGCAGAACATCCGGCTCCATCCGCGAACCCTCTATTTCCCACAACCGCCGCTCGAAGAGAGGCCCCACGCCGGGCGCGGCCAGAGTCAGAACTTCCACCGTCTCCGCGCGCTGGTCCTGGAGCCGCGCTTCCAGAAGTTGTGGCCAGTGCTCCGCAAATGGAATCCCCGCACAGGAGAACGCGAAGGAGTCTCCAATGATGACGACTCGCCGCGTGCCGTCCTCCTTCTCCAGGGAATACTCGGGTGTCCGGAAACCCCGGGAGTTGCTGAGAAACCCGGCGTGCCGTTCATACGGGGAGTAGCCAATGATCGTCCGGCTCATGAGGTCGGGAAGTGTGTCGAGTTCATCAAACTCGCTGGTGATGGACGGCATGAAGAGAAGCACGCGAAGCGTGTCGCTCCGCGAGTGAAGAACACGAAGACCCACTTCGCCCACGAGGAGAAGGATGGCCAGTTGAACAGCCACGAACTTCACAACCCATGGGATCCTCTTCACGCTCGTCTCCGTGAGTTCGCGCGGGTGGTCGGAAGAGGCGGGAGCCTACCACGGCCGTGCGCGAAGCGAAAAGAACGCGGGAGCTTCACCGTTATAGTCTGGAGTCGGGCAAGTGGGGCAGGCTAGACTCCCGCGTTCCATCCAGCCGACCCGGGAGTGCATGTGACGGCAATACTTGGCATCTCGGCGTTCTACCATGACGCGGCCGCCGCGCTCGTCGTGGACGGAAAGGTCGTGGCCGCCGCGCAGGAGGAACGCTTCTCCCGCGTCAAACATGACGACCGATTTCCGACGCAAGCGGTGGAGTCCTGCCTGAAGCAGGCGGGGATCGCCGCGCAGGATCTCGACTTCGTCGGCTTTTACGACAAGCCGTATCAGAAGTTCGACCGCCTGCTGGAAACACACCTCGCGTACGCACCGGCCGGGTTCCGGGCTTTCGCGAAGGCGCTTCCCCTCTGGATGAAGGTGAAGCTCCGCCTTCCTCGCGAGATGAACCGCGGCCTCGGAAACCAGTACGGCAAGAGTTTCGTCTTTGCGGAACACCACGAATCCCACGCGGCCAGCGCGTTCTTCCCGTCGCCGTTTGAAGACGCGGCCATACTGACGCTCGACGGGGTCGGGGAATGGGCCACCGCCACCTGGGGCGTCGGGCACGGGAACCGGATCGAGTTGACGCACGAGCAGCGGTTCCCGCATTCGCCGGGGCTCCTGTATTCCGCGTTCACGCAATACGCGGGCTTTGCGGTCAACAGCGGCGAGTACAAACTCATGGGGCTCGCGCCGTACGGGGAACCCCGCTACGCGGACCTCATTCTGGAACGAATGGTGGATCTGAAGGACGACGGTTCGTTCCGGCTCGACATGCGGTACTTCAACTACTGTCACGGGCACATGATGATCTCGGCGAAGTTCGAGCAACTCCTGGGCGGCCCGGCCCGGAGACCGGAGTCGCCACTCACGCAGCGCGACATGGACATTGCCGCATCCATCCAGCAGGTCATCGAGTGGATCATGCTGCGTGCCGCGGCCCATGTGCACAAAGAGACCGGACAGCAGAACCTGTGCCTTGCCGGAGGCGTTGCGCTGAACTGCGTGGGAAACGGGCGCATCCTGCGAGAGGGCCCGTTCGAGAATGTCTGGATTCAACCTGCCGCGGGGGACGCGGGCGGCGCGCTCGGGGTGGCGCTTCTCGTGTGGCATCAACTTCTCGACAATGAACGGGTGCCGGAAGCCGGGGATGCGCAGTCCGGATCGCTTCTGGGCGAGTCCTTTGACGATACGGAGATCGAGGACTTTCTGGAGAGCGTCGGGGCACGCTATGAGCGTGTGGACGACAAGACCGTTCTCTGCGAAGAGGTGGCGGCCTCACTTGCCGATGGAAAGGTGGTCGGCTGGTTTCAGGGGCGCATGGAGTTCGGGCCGCGCGCGCTGGGTTGCCGGAGCATTCTCGGCGACGCCAGAGACCCGCGCATGCAGTCGGTGATCAACCGGAAGGTGAAGTTCCGCGAGGGCTTCCGCCCCTTCGCCCCCATCGTGCTCCGGGAACACGCCTCCGAGTACTTCGAGATGCGTCCCGATCAGGAGAGTCCGTACATGCTTCTGGTCGCCCCCGTAGCGGAAGACAAGTGTGTGCCACCGGAAGATCCGGACGCCGAGGGACTGGACCTTCTTCAGCAGCGGCGGTCGGTCATCCCGGCTGTCACGCATGTGAACGGCTCCGCTCGCGTGCAGACCGTGGATGCGGAACGCTTCCCGCTCCTGCACCGGCTTCTTCGCGCATTTCACGCAAGGACGGACTGCCCTGTTCTGGTGAATACGAGCTTCAACCTCGGGTGGGAACCGATTGTGCGATCCCCCGCGGACGCGTATGACACCTTCATGTCTTCCGGGATCGATGTGCTGTGCATGGGGAACTTCCTGCTGCGCAAACAAGCGCAGCCCACCGCGGGCCCGTTGGTGGATTCCGCGCTCGCGGACGCGCTGGCGAGTCCGTGCTGCGGAGCGCGACTCATGCCTCGCGACGGGAACCTTGTCTGCGAAGCCTGCAATCACGCGTTCGCCTGTGAAGGGAACATCCCGCGTCTCTTTCATCCGCATGAAAACTACGGCGATTCCGATGACATCACGGATCGCATCCGGTCCTTCTACGAAGAGACCCCGTTCCCGAACTATGACGAGTTCGACTCCGTTCGTTCGCTGATCGAGAAGTCGCGCCGGGGTCTTTACGCACGCCGTCTCGACGAGACGATCCCCCACAATGCCACGGTACTGGAAGCCGGATGCGGGACGGGACAGTTGGCGAACTTCCTCGGGATGTCCTGTCGGCATGTGATCGCAACGGACCTGTGTCTGAACTCGCTGCGGCTCGGAGAACGCTTCCGGCGCGAACACGATCTCGACCGCGTGCGGTTCATCCAGATGAACCTGTTCCGTCCCGCCGCAAAACCACGGAGTTTCGATGTCGTGATCTGCACGGGAGTCCTGCATCACACCGCGGACCCGTTTGCCGGTTTCGCGGGGCTTTCGGAACTCGTGAAGCCGGGAGGACACATCGTGATCGGTCTGTACAACCGAACCGGGCGGCTGTTCACCAACCTGCGCCGCCAGTTCTTCCGTGTCACAGGCGGCCGCGCCCGGTGGATCGATCCGATCCTCCGCGCAGGAGGAGCGGAGAGCGAAAAGGCCCGCACCTGGTTTGAGGATCAGTACCGCAACCCGCATGAGTCGCTGCATACCTTCGGGGAAGTGCTGGGTTGGTTTGAGCGCACCGGAATCGACTTCGTGCGGGGCGTGCCCGCCATGCGACTGGAGGATGATGGACTCGGGGGCGGGCACCTCTTCGAACCCCAGTCGCCGGGAACGGCACTCGACCGGTTCCTCGTGCAGGCCACGCAGATCGTCGCGCCGGGGCAGAAGGAGGGCGGGTTTTTCGTCATGATCGGGAAGCGGCCCGAAGACGACAGGACCGGGGGGCACCCGTGAGCATG
This genomic stretch from Gemmatimonadota bacterium harbors:
- a CDS encoding FlgD immunoglobulin-like domain containing protein; translation: MILTGNAGAGEERLCVEVRERSRRLEDWMMRQARGLGIAACITLVATHASAAYVEDFATTDYMDASGTTLNWDTTVDRLELPAIPREVGMVAVSGEAHAVVSAGDHAFVAAGTAGFAVLDVRDPGTPATLATLPMPGDALALTHSGDRVYVACGSAGVAVVDVTDPSAPVRAFTLPTPGGAFGVVVHGGHAYVAAGDSGLVICDLSGGGIPAHVSTTPTPGHATDVALTGKYACVADGPSGVALIDVSNAFAPALLTSVSTPGSAMGVAPAGLLVYVADGPEGVSVVDISNPSAPFRAGGWSGIGDARAIVVDGNFACVAFGSGGVLLVDVTDPVNPAFGETVDTPGVAGMLSLAGEHAWVADGVGGVRVVRVRASRIEPVPVGFWRSYGTSRGVAVEGDLAFLAIEGWGMKILDISEPSRPRLIGELITPGSTLDVAVSGTLVAVADGPEGLSLVDVTDPSVPVTLSTHAVGGEAFDVALDGGRAWVAAGLGGTVLVDISDPFAPVTLGSVPTTSITSAVAVDGDLAVVANHWAGLQVIDATDPGNLDLVGTLDVPGDFQGVDIDGDLVCAAIGWKGVLVVDITDPTLPTVTGSVDPSGEIHDIVISGNRAYAAARYAGLQVIDITDPSSPFLSMNVPGDFDGLAFSGDLLLLADNYWPHTRERLRLWSVYSLEREETANTATSLSLPHRDMGVLWARLTTAESPAVEWELSPSGGETWQELPADGSWAWLWGTGDDIRWRCALREPVPGEAPSVDSLKIEWLYDPPILHSATDVPEDQGGWVDLAFTRSGHDFDNIPTPARQYYLWRRVEDPVLRDRVRRAEESSDESTLRGGGSRGVDGLDVQQLNGALYTISLRGRSGGFPPGTWAAVEALPAGRKESYTVTVRSPTDSTAQHSGESVYVVSVHTVDPAVWFVSSPVTGVSVDNLPPGRPTGLSFTAPTLAWVPPVDGDLDFCRVYASPTSELADAELIAETTQWIWEETGDPAGWYFVTAVDVAGNEGDPATVAGDGVTGVVTPGLPSEFALSPPVPNPFRVGATIRFALPRSVPVVLSVHDVAGRRVRILEDTALPAGRHARLWDGRDDSGRRVSQGVYFVRLFAGGFGATGKVVHRP
- a CDS encoding T9SS type A sorting domain-containing protein, whose protein sequence is MAMLRPAGMSLLATLLMVGPAPSGTFTEDFSSTAFRDPAFTTALWDTAATEVRLPAYSPEVLGSLSLSGAASAVFVADDRAYVTDALGNLAVADVIDPAAPVLLGSVGLGGSPSAVVLRGPHAYVATGASGVVVVDVSDASLPFVAGSIATAGSARGLAVDGRLLFVAAGSAGLALFDLTDPVAAVALGSLSTGGDAAAVAVAGDRAFVADGSGLVVLDTADPSAPVLVATLSTPGDARSLALSGNHALVADGASGVCVLDIADPSAPAILGTAPVPGDASSIAVSGEVAWVAAGSSGLRKVDFSDPVFPAVVDSAATSGSADAVVLAGGCAFVADGAGGLAIVAVRAPVPPITEGALSTTRAFNSDIAGNHAFVADWTGGLLIVDLSDPATPTVVGTASIPIPCLDVDVDGDYAYVACRTSGLVSVDISDLTNPVEIGSVITGDRAMKVEVAGDYAFVASKYAGLVIVDITDPTNLTVVGSVNVPGSAEGVALYGNHAFVPSRAGGLSVIDISDPATPVLETTVTMPGYTFDIVIEATTAYAVDEVQGVTVLDIGDPLSPVIVGGYDTPDMAYGVAASGDLLLVCDRYSGLIALDVSDPTQPAHLGTWDSPDFARGVLFFGNSAVLSDEYSGLHVLRVFDDDLDRTANRAGSLPVVVTADNMAAARLSTVQSETVDWEVTLDGGASWAQIPADGQWQSGLAPGTSLAWRSTHAVSALDVNPSVSSLTVDWLSESASILSVADVPSDQGGWVYVQFERSGYDFPGLPLPAANYTLWRRVDTRGARADRAVLIVDDDLFVKDEMARDFPPGTWTPVGSAPAMQWDHYLVEGHTAGDSTDAAVVQSVFVVSAHTVDPGIWFVSAADSGVSVDNLPPAVPDSLVFASQSLAWEFSPSADFAHFSVYGGPVDDFAAATLVAHTLDTTMDVSGAVYPWYFVTALDYSGNESDPATVSGATASGADESASGAASFALFGGSPNPFRAATVISFDIPDAGRAVVAVHDVSGRRVATLFDGEAAAGRHLVHWSGLDQLGASAAPGIYFVTLESGSRMATEKVLRLR
- a CDS encoding FlgD immunoglobulin-like domain containing protein, with product MPRRHFFFASGLLLALVMFGPSSAVALDTHTAPVPDAPRPQDACGSYVTAEEGRAFLEKWEAESGMPDRVLPAGPHYVSIAPHIVRRTDGSGGLAESRYEDALADANAAYAATGMVFYTLGAIDYIDDDAFYSGISTLAEINDLRTTNTVPDAINIYFTEVLAYENGSLCGISAFTTSSVQAIAMRNSCTATATNHSTFPHEIGHYFDLFHTHEPYFGDELVDGSNCDVAGDLLCDTPADPRLGSGNVTNACEYVGGETDANGDPYAPDPAQYMSYSLKHCRDTFTPDGEAKALSTLLNDRPNLISPLTGVIGSGNGAPEAVDGAGLRLDAPRPNPTRGGVLASYALDAPAFVEITVHDIRGGRVASLRAGLQAAGEHTLRWSGRDAGGAETAAGIYFVRVKAAGREAVRRVHRVR
- a CDS encoding methyltransferase domain-containing protein, giving the protein MPRDGNLVCEACNHAFACEGNIPRLFHPHENYGDSDDITDRIRSFYEETPFPNYDEFDSVRSLIEKSRRGLYARRLDETIPHNATVLEAGCGTGQLANFLGMSCRHVIATDLCLNSLRLGERFRREHDLDRVRFIQMNLFRPAAKPRSFDVVICTGVLHHTADPFAGFAGLSELVKPGGHIVIGLYNRTGRLFTNLRRQFFRVTGGRARWIDPILRAGGAESEKARTWFEDQYRNPHESLHTFGEVLGWFERTGIDFVRGVPAMRLEDDGLGGGHLFEPQSPGTALDRFLVQATQIVAPGQKEGGFFVMIGKRPEDDRTGGHP